A DNA window from uncultured Methanoregula sp. contains the following coding sequences:
- a CDS encoding ABC transporter substrate-binding protein has protein sequence MRRSTVLIGTILLVFVLLSGILLFGCAFPSQARLADTDPSAELLYASSGSMLQLLDTNQIDAFIMWEPVVSDAELAGIGNRVATADDLPPPGKWAATPCCVLVLSNKTIRQYPEIAALLSALTTAGVDRVNENPQQAENITAAWVFGTTQVLTPNGSLNPLVVEEHSFPNIVFTSTPSANGTGPSPYVNAAVTGQGNAFLNGSAVPQILNGTIPTLNIGYLPSSDHYAPLYVLVRDSSYFCSRYGYCLVPNDPTASRPKQCTLLVNGSPVAYVNLVPGQSGGGIMTTIGQEALDGAYLGSVPAEQQIGLGNPSSIIQPVNNGGSGLVVGTKAPCTNWSTFVSWAKVRSGEGNPLVIATVQSSIQETMIREALAYENITVYLYGTHL, from the coding sequence ATGAGGAGATCTACCGTCCTGATTGGAACGATTCTGCTGGTCTTTGTTCTCCTGTCAGGGATCCTCCTGTTTGGTTGTGCGTTCCCTTCACAGGCCCGTTTGGCTGATACCGATCCATCAGCAGAGCTCCTGTACGCCTCATCCGGATCCATGCTCCAGCTGCTCGACACCAACCAGATCGATGCCTTCATCATGTGGGAGCCGGTTGTGTCGGATGCAGAGCTGGCCGGTATCGGGAACCGCGTGGCAACCGCCGATGACCTTCCCCCGCCGGGGAAATGGGCTGCAACCCCCTGCTGTGTTCTCGTCCTCAGTAACAAGACGATAAGACAATACCCTGAAATTGCTGCTCTGCTCTCGGCACTCACAACGGCTGGTGTCGACAGGGTCAACGAGAACCCGCAGCAGGCCGAGAATATCACCGCGGCCTGGGTCTTCGGTACAACCCAGGTCCTGACTCCCAACGGGTCGCTCAATCCCCTTGTTGTCGAGGAGCACTCGTTCCCCAATATTGTCTTTACGTCAACCCCATCAGCCAACGGGACCGGTCCTTCCCCCTACGTGAACGCGGCAGTTACCGGGCAGGGGAATGCCTTCCTCAACGGATCGGCCGTCCCGCAAATACTTAACGGCACCATCCCGACCCTGAACATCGGGTACCTTCCTTCATCTGACCACTATGCCCCGCTGTATGTTCTGGTCCGTGACTCCTCCTATTTCTGCAGCCGGTACGGCTACTGCCTTGTTCCGAATGATCCAACGGCCTCCCGCCCGAAGCAATGCACGCTCCTAGTGAACGGAAGCCCCGTGGCCTACGTCAACCTCGTCCCGGGCCAGTCGGGAGGCGGCATCATGACCACGATCGGGCAGGAAGCTCTCGATGGGGCTTACCTTGGATCCGTCCCGGCGGAACAACAGATCGGACTCGGGAACCCGTCTTCTATCATCCAGCCGGTCAATAACGGCGGCTCCGGGCTGGTAGTGGGTACCAAAGCTCCCTGCACGAACTGGAGCACGTTTGTCAGCTGGGCAAAGGTCCGATCCGGTGAAGGGAACCCGCTGGTCATAGCAACGGTCCAGAGCTCCATCCAGGAGACCATGATCCGCGAAGCGCTCGCGTACGAAAACATAACGGTGTATCTCTATGGCACTCATCTCTAG
- a CDS encoding nitroreductase family protein: protein MEALEAIMTRRSVRKFKDKQIPDAVLDKILLAGTYAPSALALQPWAFVVVQDQKFLAGVSDYCKPIMISLMKDAHDGMSDEFRRLLESPGYSIYYHAPTVIMVIGKSGSRFREIDCSLCAENLMLAAHALGIGSCWIGSTEVAYDNKEIMAGFRIPEGYSPVGTIVFGYPDETPEAHDKHAPKVTWIR from the coding sequence ATGGAAGCACTTGAAGCAATAATGACCCGCCGCAGTGTCAGGAAATTCAAGGACAAACAGATACCCGATGCGGTGCTGGATAAGATCCTCCTCGCTGGGACGTACGCACCATCCGCCCTTGCCCTCCAGCCCTGGGCGTTTGTCGTTGTCCAGGACCAGAAGTTCTTGGCCGGAGTTTCGGACTACTGCAAACCCATCATGATCTCGCTCATGAAAGATGCCCACGACGGTATGTCGGATGAATTCCGGAGGCTCCTGGAGAGCCCCGGGTACTCGATCTATTACCACGCACCGACGGTCATCATGGTCATCGGGAAGAGCGGGAGCCGGTTTCGGGAGATCGACTGCTCCCTCTGTGCGGAGAACCTGATGCTTGCTGCCCATGCCCTCGGCATCGGGAGCTGTTGGATCGGGTCAACGGAAGTTGCCTATGACAACAAAGAGATCATGGCGGGGTTCCGGATCCCGGAGGGTTACAGCCCGGTCGGCACCATCGTTTTCGGATACCCCGATGAGACTCCCGAAGCCCATGACAAGCATGCGCCGAAGGTGACGTGGATCCGGTAA
- a CDS encoding flavodoxin family protein: MRKALIIIGSPRKKGSTAILAAEAERALNEKGIETTTVFLNDLKIRGCQACYWCKKNDVAECAVKDDMQKVHEHMKEADGIIIATPIYFAGVTAQTKVWLDRLFPYIGMTLKPKMTPGKKISFIFTQNQPDARLFETPVQTFMQMVGLTGLAVQDHMLACDLDAGMKPPVEGKTDLMEEAYRIGRELL, translated from the coding sequence ATGAGAAAAGCACTCATAATTATCGGGAGTCCCAGGAAGAAGGGCAGTACCGCAATCCTTGCAGCGGAAGCTGAACGGGCACTGAATGAAAAGGGAATAGAAACAACGACTGTCTTCCTCAACGATCTGAAGATCCGGGGATGCCAGGCCTGTTACTGGTGCAAGAAGAATGATGTGGCCGAATGCGCTGTAAAAGACGACATGCAGAAGGTTCACGAGCATATGAAGGAGGCCGATGGCATCATTATCGCCACCCCCATCTATTTCGCTGGAGTCACTGCCCAGACCAAGGTCTGGCTCGATCGCCTCTTCCCGTATATCGGTATGACCTTAAAGCCGAAGATGACACCGGGAAAGAAGATTTCGTTCATTTTCACGCAGAACCAGCCGGATGCCCGGTTGTTCGAGACCCCGGTCCAAACGTTCATGCAGATGGTGGGGCTGACCGGCCTTGCTGTTCAGGATCATATGCTTGCCTGCGATCTCGATGCCGGGATGAAACCACCGGTTGAAGGGAAAACAGACCTCATGGAAGAGGCGTACCGTATCGGCAGGGAACTGCTGTAG
- a CDS encoding nitroreductase family protein, which yields MDVLEAIHQRRAIRRYLPEPVSREDICTILDAANWAPSAMNRQQWQFVVVTGKKIDEMGKSFGRIIEEYTRNWDSSRMRGSPFTREEFVRFAATYGGAPVVIVVLTDTAETPDFQRANLESASAAMQNLLLAATALGLGTCWMTGPLNDEKALRRILQIPNEKEIVAVTPLGWPDGVPEAPPRLDPALEQNVRWVE from the coding sequence ATGGATGTCCTGGAAGCGATCCATCAGCGGAGGGCAATCCGCCGGTACCTCCCTGAGCCTGTCAGTAGGGAAGATATCTGCACCATCCTCGATGCCGCCAACTGGGCGCCCTCTGCCATGAATCGCCAGCAGTGGCAGTTTGTTGTCGTGACCGGAAAGAAGATTGATGAGATGGGGAAGAGTTTCGGGCGAATTATCGAGGAGTACACCCGGAACTGGGACTCGTCCCGGATGCGGGGATCCCCGTTCACCCGCGAGGAGTTCGTCCGGTTCGCGGCCACCTACGGGGGAGCACCCGTGGTGATTGTCGTCCTGACCGATACAGCGGAAACACCGGATTTCCAGCGGGCAAACCTCGAGAGTGCAAGTGCCGCCATGCAGAACCTCCTCCTCGCTGCAACCGCGCTCGGGCTTGGCACCTGCTGGATGACCGGTCCGCTCAATGACGAGAAGGCACTGCGCAGGATCCTGCAAATCCCAAACGAGAAGGAGATCGTAGCGGTCACACCGCTGGGTTGGCCCGATGGCGTTCCGGAAGCACCCCCGCGGCTCGACCCGGCGCTGGAGCAAAATGTGCGGTGGGTGGAGTAA
- a CDS encoding flavodoxin family protein, with the protein MGKIIAINGSPRKKWNTATLLEHALEGAASQGADIELVHLYDLDYKGCTSCFACKLKGGKSYGKCAMKDGLTSVLEKIEGADALILGSPIYFGMVTGEMRSFMERLLFPNLTYTRPPQSLAPRQIPTAFIYTMNVSEQLMKENYGPHITANATVLKMMFGQSESLFCNETLQFEDYDKMVFSYFDPEERKERRRTIFPQDCKRAFDLGARIAKAGLSPKTGEPAQEG; encoded by the coding sequence ATGGGAAAAATCATTGCTATCAACGGAAGTCCACGAAAGAAGTGGAATACTGCAACGCTGCTTGAACATGCCCTCGAAGGGGCGGCATCGCAGGGGGCTGATATCGAGCTCGTTCACCTCTACGACCTGGACTACAAAGGCTGCACCAGCTGTTTTGCCTGCAAGCTCAAAGGCGGGAAAAGTTACGGGAAATGTGCCATGAAGGACGGACTGACTTCCGTTCTTGAGAAGATCGAAGGTGCCGATGCCCTCATACTCGGCTCGCCTATCTATTTCGGGATGGTAACCGGCGAGATGCGGTCGTTCATGGAACGCCTTCTCTTCCCGAACCTGACCTACACCCGGCCCCCGCAGTCCCTTGCTCCGCGGCAGATCCCCACAGCGTTCATCTACACCATGAACGTCTCCGAGCAGTTGATGAAGGAGAATTACGGTCCGCACATTACGGCGAACGCGACCGTTCTGAAGATGATGTTCGGGCAGTCAGAATCCCTCTTCTGCAACGAGACCCTCCAGTTCGAAGACTACGACAAGATGGTCTTCAGCTATTTCGACCCGGAGGAGCGAAAGGAACGCCGGAGGACGATCTTCCCCCAGGATTGCAAACGGGCATTCGACCTGGGCGCACGGATCGCAAAGGCCGGGCTCTCCCCGAAAACCGGAGAACCTGCACAGGAAGGGTAA
- a CDS encoding carboxymuconolactone decarboxylase family protein, with the protein MTDYATIGRKKLLEIDGEAGVKVEEALNVVCPDLARYLIEYSFGEIYARDRLDNTMKELAVVAALTAMGTAAPQLRVHIHAALHVGCTPEEIREVIIQMCGYAGFPATLNAFKILLEVVQETGRTLSTASLHAGSEGRYERGKKLLSQIAPDQERVLKETFDPINPDITRYVIAFGYGDIYARGLLPLRNRQAATIAALAAMGTAPSQLRFHIGGGLRAGLAEEEIVEIMLLVSIYAGFPAALNGILATREVVNALKEG; encoded by the coding sequence ATGACAGATTACGCAACAATCGGAAGGAAGAAACTGCTTGAGATCGACGGCGAAGCCGGCGTCAAGGTGGAAGAGGCCTTGAACGTTGTCTGCCCGGACCTGGCCCGGTATCTCATCGAGTACTCGTTTGGGGAGATCTATGCCCGGGACAGGCTCGACAACACAATGAAGGAGCTGGCCGTTGTGGCCGCCCTGACTGCGATGGGTACAGCTGCGCCCCAGCTCAGGGTCCACATCCACGCAGCCCTCCATGTCGGCTGCACACCCGAGGAGATCCGCGAAGTGATCATCCAGATGTGCGGGTACGCAGGGTTCCCGGCAACTCTGAATGCGTTCAAGATCCTGCTGGAGGTAGTGCAGGAGACCGGCAGGACCCTTTCAACAGCGTCCCTCCATGCCGGTTCGGAAGGCAGGTACGAGCGCGGGAAGAAGCTGCTCTCGCAGATTGCTCCGGACCAGGAGCGGGTGCTCAAAGAGACCTTTGACCCGATCAACCCGGATATCACGCGATACGTTATCGCGTTCGGGTACGGGGACATCTATGCCCGGGGCCTCCTCCCTCTCCGGAACCGGCAGGCGGCCACCATCGCAGCGCTCGCGGCAATGGGAACCGCCCCGTCCCAGCTCCGGTTCCATATCGGTGGCGGCCTCCGGGCCGGCCTCGCTGAAGAGGAGATCGTAGAGATCATGCTGCTCGTCTCCATTTATGCAGGATTCCCGGCGGCTCTGAACGGGATCCTTGCCACCCGAGAGGTTGTCAACGCCTTGAAAGAAGGCTGA